In Magnetospirillum sp. WYHS-4, a single genomic region encodes these proteins:
- a CDS encoding phosphoribosylanthranilate isomerase → MPVEAKICGLRTPEAVAAAVEGGARYLGFVFFSRSPRHVAPTEASRLAATIPPSVKRVGLVVDADDAALAVLLRECPLDILQLHGRETPDRVRQVRERFGLPILKALPISEEGDVRAARAYEDAADLLLFDAKPPRGATRPGGNALAFDWTLLAGTVWRRPWLLAGGLEPGNVAEAVRLSGARAVDVSSGVEDAPGIKNPARIRAFLDAVRAIP, encoded by the coding sequence ATGCCGGTGGAAGCCAAGATCTGCGGCCTGAGGACGCCGGAGGCGGTCGCGGCCGCCGTCGAGGGCGGAGCCCGCTACCTGGGCTTCGTCTTCTTCTCCCGCTCGCCCCGCCATGTCGCCCCCACCGAGGCTTCTCGCCTGGCCGCCACCATCCCGCCTTCGGTGAAGAGGGTCGGCCTGGTGGTCGATGCCGACGACGCCGCCTTGGCTGTCCTTTTGCGGGAGTGTCCGCTCGACATCCTGCAACTGCACGGCCGGGAAACGCCGGACCGCGTCCGCCAGGTGCGCGAACGTTTCGGCTTGCCGATCCTCAAGGCGCTCCCCATCTCGGAGGAAGGCGACGTCCGGGCGGCGCGGGCTTACGAGGACGCGGCGGACCTGCTGCTCTTCGATGCCAAGCCGCCCCGCGGCGCCACCCGTCCGGGGGGCAACGCCCTGGCCTTCGACTGGACCCTGCTGGCGGGGACGGTCTGGCGCCGGCCCTGGCTGCTGGCCGGCGGGCTGGAGCCCGGCAACGTGGCCGAGGCGGTGCGCCTGAGCGGCGCCCGCGCGGTGGATGTGTCGTCGGGGGTGGAAGACGCCCCCGGCATCAAGAACCCGGCCAGGATACGCGCCTTCCTGGATGCGGTTCGCGCCATTCCGTAA
- a CDS encoding anhydro-N-acetylmuramic acid kinase: MPTALGLMSGTSLDGIDAAILVTDGERIEAFGPALTLPYEPAFRDRLRACLGTRGDGAVERELTIRHALAVKRLAADWGRPVDIVGFHGQTVLHRPKDGITVQMGDGALLARETGIPVVGDFRSADVAAGGEGAPLVPLYHAALARDLDKPLAVLNLGGVGNVTFLGRDGGLLAFDTGPGNALLDDWVRTHKGMPCDVDGKLALAGRADAFTLVDLFAHPFFRRKPPKSLDRDDLAAALDTVARLSPADGAATLTGFTAGAVGRAVEWLPEEPRRWLVCGGGRRNPALMAALVQALEVPVDPVEAVGWQGDALEAQAFAFLAVRSTRGLALSLPTTTGVARPMPGGTLYRP; this comes from the coding sequence ATGCCCACCGCCCTCGGCCTGATGAGCGGCACGTCGCTGGACGGCATCGATGCGGCGATCCTGGTCACCGATGGGGAACGGATCGAAGCCTTCGGGCCGGCGCTGACCCTGCCTTACGAACCGGCCTTCCGCGATCGCCTGCGCGCCTGCCTGGGCACCAGGGGCGATGGCGCGGTGGAGCGGGAATTGACGATCCGCCACGCCCTGGCCGTCAAGCGTCTGGCCGCCGACTGGGGCCGGCCGGTGGACATCGTCGGCTTCCATGGCCAGACGGTGCTGCACCGGCCGAAGGACGGCATCACCGTGCAGATGGGCGACGGGGCCCTGCTGGCCCGCGAGACCGGGATTCCGGTGGTCGGCGACTTCCGTTCGGCCGACGTGGCGGCGGGCGGCGAAGGGGCGCCGCTGGTGCCCCTTTATCACGCCGCCTTGGCCCGCGACCTGGACAAGCCCTTGGCGGTGCTCAATCTGGGTGGCGTCGGCAACGTCACCTTCCTGGGCCGGGACGGCGGCTTGCTGGCCTTCGACACCGGGCCCGGCAACGCCTTGCTGGACGACTGGGTCCGCACCCACAAGGGCATGCCCTGCGACGTGGACGGCAAGCTCGCCTTGGCGGGCCGGGCCGACGCCTTCACCCTGGTCGACCTGTTCGCCCATCCCTTCTTCCGCCGCAAGCCGCCCAAGTCCCTGGACCGCGACGACTTAGCCGCCGCGCTCGATACCGTGGCCCGGCTGTCGCCGGCCGACGGGGCGGCCACGCTGACCGGCTTCACCGCGGGCGCGGTGGGGCGCGCCGTCGAATGGCTGCCCGAGGAACCCCGGCGCTGGCTGGTCTGCGGCGGCGGACGGCGCAATCCGGCGCTGATGGCGGCCCTGGTCCAGGCCCTGGAAGTCCCGGTCGATCCGGTGGAGGCGGTCGGCTGGCAAGGCGACGCCCTGGAGGCCCAGGCCTTCGCGTTCCTCGCCGTACGCTCGACGCGGGGCTTGGCGCTCAGCCTGCCGACCACCACCGGGGTGGCGCGCCCGATGCCCGGCGGAACCCTCTACAGGCCTTGA
- the tldD gene encoding metalloprotease TldD codes for MSDLAKTDDLFFCRAGMDRGRVVGLVGEALARADDGELFLEYRQSESLVFDDGRLKSASFDTAQGFGLRAVAGEATGYAHASELSEDAIRRAGATVKAVQGGGGGSFAAPPAGTNRSLYVDDNPLALVDFADKVALLGEMDAYARSRDSRVRQVSASLSGSWQAVQILRPDGLRVADIRPLVRLNVSVVVEKDGRMESGGHGLGGRVAYAAYLRPESWKAAVDEALRQAFVNLEATPAPAGEMPVVLGPGWPGILLHEAIGHGLEGDFNRKKTSAFAGLLGQRVASPGVTVVDDGTLPDRRGSITVDDEGTPGHRTVLIEDGVLKGYMQDRLNARLMGASSTGNGRRQSYAHAPVPRMTNTYMLAGPHDPKAILGSVKRGLYAVTFGGGQVDITSGKFVFSCTEAYLIEDGKVGAPVKGATLIGNGPDVLTRVSMIGNDLELDPGIGTCGKDGQGVPVGVGQPTLKLDGLTVGGTAV; via the coding sequence ATGTCCGATCTCGCCAAGACCGACGACCTGTTCTTTTGCCGTGCCGGAATGGACCGGGGACGGGTGGTAGGGCTGGTCGGCGAGGCCCTGGCACGCGCTGACGACGGCGAGTTGTTCCTTGAATACCGGCAATCGGAAAGCCTGGTCTTCGACGACGGCCGGCTGAAAAGCGCCTCCTTCGACACCGCGCAGGGCTTCGGCCTCCGGGCGGTGGCGGGCGAGGCCACGGGCTACGCCCATGCTTCCGAACTGTCGGAAGACGCCATCCGCCGCGCCGGGGCGACCGTGAAGGCGGTCCAGGGCGGGGGCGGGGGCAGCTTCGCCGCGCCGCCGGCCGGAACCAACCGCAGCCTCTACGTCGACGACAATCCGCTTGCCCTGGTCGACTTCGCCGACAAGGTTGCGCTGCTAGGCGAGATGGACGCCTACGCCCGGTCGCGGGATTCCCGCGTTCGGCAAGTCTCGGCCTCGCTTTCCGGCTCCTGGCAGGCGGTGCAGATTCTCCGGCCCGACGGGCTTCGCGTGGCCGACATCCGGCCGTTGGTGCGGCTCAACGTCTCGGTGGTGGTCGAAAAGGACGGCCGCATGGAATCGGGCGGCCACGGCCTTGGGGGACGGGTGGCCTACGCGGCTTATCTGCGCCCCGAATCCTGGAAGGCGGCGGTCGATGAGGCATTGCGCCAGGCCTTCGTCAATCTGGAGGCCACCCCCGCCCCGGCCGGGGAGATGCCGGTGGTGCTGGGGCCCGGCTGGCCGGGAATCCTGCTGCACGAGGCCATCGGCCACGGCCTGGAAGGGGATTTCAACCGCAAGAAGACATCGGCCTTTGCCGGCCTGCTGGGCCAGCGGGTGGCCTCGCCGGGGGTCACGGTGGTGGATGACGGCACGCTGCCCGACCGGCGCGGCTCGATCACCGTCGACGACGAAGGCACCCCCGGCCACCGCACGGTGCTGATCGAGGACGGCGTCCTCAAGGGCTACATGCAGGACCGGCTGAACGCCCGTCTGATGGGCGCCTCCTCGACCGGCAACGGCCGACGCCAAAGCTATGCCCATGCCCCGGTGCCGCGCATGACCAACACCTATATGCTGGCCGGGCCGCACGACCCGAAGGCGATCCTGGGTTCGGTGAAGCGGGGCCTTTACGCCGTCACCTTCGGCGGCGGGCAGGTGGACATCACGTCGGGCAAGTTCGTCTTTTCCTGCACCGAGGCCTACCTGATCGAGGACGGAAAGGTCGGTGCCCCGGTCAAGGGCGCCACCCTGATCGGCAACGGCCCGGACGTGCTGACCCGGGTGTC